GTCTCGCTCGGCATGGGAGCCTTCGCCTCCTGCGTCCCGATGGCCGTCCTGGCGCAGAAGCCATACGCGCGTGTGAGCTCGCCGTCGGAGCCGTTCGAGGTCGACGGCTTTCCGGGGCTCCGGCTCACCAAGGCGGACCTGAGCCCGCCCTTCGTCGACCCGGAGCCGGCCGGCCCTCACTGGGATTTCATCTGCGAGAGCGGCAGGGCCATGGGCTCGAGCCGGGGCAGGATCCTCAATTCCTTCCATGAGCTCGAGTCATTCTACATAGACAAGTGGAACCGTGAGATGCCGCTCCACAAGATGTGGCCGGTCGGTCCGCTCTGCCTTGCCGGCGAACCGGTCCGGACCTTGGATTCAGATATAGCCGCCTGGCTTGACTCAAGGCTCGCGATGAACCGCCCGGTTCTATACGTGGCATTCGGTTCGCAGGCTGACCTGAGCCGGTCACAACTTGAGGAGATCGCAATTGGCTTGGACCGGTCGGATCTGGACTTCATATGGGTGGTTCGATCGAAGTGGTTCGGTCAAGACGAGCCATTCCGAGGCAGGTTCGGTGACAGAGGTAAAGTGGTGAAATATTTTATCAACCAGCTCGGTGTTTTGAGCCATAAAGCTATCAAAGGCTTTTTCAGTCATTGCGGGTGGAACTCGGTGATGGAGAGCATCAGCATGGGTGTCCCCATCCTCGCGTATCCAATGGCGGCAGAGCAGAAGCTAAACGCAAAATTCGTTGTCGATGTGCTCAAAGTCGGAATCAGAATTTGGCCGTCGAAAATGGGGGACGGTGGCCCTGGAAGCGAGCTGGTTCCGAGCGAAGATGTGCAAACGTTGGCTAGAGAGTTGATcctgggagagggagggaaatGTGCGGCCGCCAAAGCGAGTGAGCTCGCAACCTCGGCTAGAGCCTCTATGGAGACGGGCGGGTCGTCGTTTGAAAGCCTAGAGCTGATGCTCCGTGAGGTGTGTGAGATTGGAAGGCCGGAGGCTAAAGAGTGATCAGCAGCTATCGTCTTCGGTGCTAAGATGGTGTTTGATTCGTAGTATGGTAATGTAAATGCAAATGGAATGGATTGTAGTCCTTTCAACTATGAAATGTGCGACTAAACTCTTTGTTTGGTTCTACTGCGGTAACGTAATCAAATAGCATGCTTCTTCTGTTTTCTGATTACGGAGGAAAGGGGTGGTAAGAGGCTCGTATAGTATGAGAATTTGATTACAACGTTAACCGATTATGGATGGGTGAAAACAAACAGCTGTAACGTGATTCATTACCATCCGTAATCTGATTATGTTACATTTtgcccaaccaaacaccacctaaatgTACTCGTCAGATTAATGATGTTACTAGCAAGGCAAATGGGATCGTTGGTACTATTGTATTTGCCGTTTTAAAGCTAGAACTGATGCGCTGTGATGGAATCTCTATCGGTGCTAAGCATGTAGTAGCACCATAAAAACCGAACGAGCATGCATCTAGATTGTGTACATTAATCGAGGTCTATTGGCCAAAATTACGTGTGTGATTGTTGCTTTGCCATGTATGGCAGCGAATGTTCAGATATTCACTTACCACCCACTAGCTGCATGCAGTGTGAGTAGACTTACCGCCGGTGCGAGCAGCATTTTATTTCCGCAACCATTTTATTTTCCAAACCCCTTGTGTACATCTATCTATAATTGAAGGTGTCTAGCTCTCTTAAGGACCTGGACCACGACGATGGTGATTGTCCTTGGTGCGACACGCCAACGACCAACACACACACATGTTAAACATGCGAAGAAGAAACGAATCATACCAACATCCTAACTTACAATTTCCATGCACACATCTCCACTTCAAATATGAAAGGAAGAGGGATTTTGGATTTGAGGTGCGTCCCAGATTGGTGGCTAGGGCTGTACAGCGAATTGCAATGATCGCTCTAAAATGAAACAAATTGTACCATACCTCCAAACTTGTAATTTTTAGACGACCCTTGACTATATGGCCCCTAGCCTCAACCTGAAGGAAGAtgagttttggatttgggatgcgTCCCAAAGGCGATGATCAGATATGCAGTGGACGGTGCATCGAATGACGTTCCTTGTACATGAACAAAGGTGAAGGGATGTGCAGTAGCAAAACGAATGGATTGGCTACGGTGGGATCgggggattttttttatttttaacttttttttatttatttttaaaagtaaCCTCACCGGGACTTTATTTGCGGAaataacccttttggccgcgccagaccgcctggcacGGCAGgaagccgctgccgcgccgcatgcactggcgcggcaggccccttgaagcgtccccacataagtagagactaaatgtgatacaaatatcagtcccaggaggctgatagcacatttattcgacagataattcagttaccgtacaattcccgagggagtgggcgtgagagccacacagcgataagaagtaaataaacaacagcggctaaccaagcgactgccaaaagacagcacttgggactacacggcagcagcagcatcttggaaagggcaacaccacaggcagcgttgggtgcggacacaacctctactcaaggtcttcagCGATGaagtcagggtcttcctctgtagtaacgaagcaagggtgagtacgaacgtactcaacaagtccaaccccatccatggagggggatacaagcaagtatatgcacaggatacaacaaggataggctagagtttatttgcaataaagctagattttttcaacacatgcataggctcgtttcaaataaatttttgtaaaacttttctttagtaaccgagcaaggagtggggttgatcctacacaaaggatccaagtttttatcgctatcggactccccgtccgccatagcgcacggcacaactgccggactcttccaaaattcgacacacacacacaatccatgcccaagtgctagttatgtgaccaagccgtaactcgtccaatgccgtggacacggctacccggataggttttaactctgtagaggttgtacacttttcccacaagtagggtaccacagcatgatcaccttagtgccggtgcggatcctaacaaagccattacccaccttagctaagactggctagccctcacggaagcacccaaggggttcacggctcatccatgagaccgtaatcgggacctaagtcaccaagatcttactccttttccatgggctcccgctgctcaccagcacccctaaAGACCAACAGTTCaactagtgggatttatgctaagccgttgcccatacaacggtcgagtggttgcacgatggtggaattaggcaagatgacacatcaactcggtccttaaccacgacaagatggatatctcccaacattgctcaaccactaaggtacgagcacaacatcctagcatcccacacaaggaatacccatccatcctgtctacacatcctttccCTTGAACCCAGAAAGCCATTTTCCttacttgcacacacacacacgcttaTTTTCCGAAAATATAGTTGTAGTGGTGATTGTACTTGAgtagtaatttcctaagcattctagcggtggctatcgaccaaatagggcgaatcatatttagagacaaccataggataacaaggactgttcgtaacaatcaaggggtggctacccaaccatgtcttgcgatgaaataatatgcattttgtaaaaacaggccaatgggttgtgtttgaaaaactaggtattaaatatgcatcaaagggtgagattggacttgccgtcttcaaagccttccgggagttccggctcgtgctgctggtcctcgggctcgggctcgcggtcaaactcctccttggggtcctcctcgggcaatccgcgatctacggcacacacaaacggacacacaaataaataaaagaaagattgatttttaaccatgagctccgaacagaaaacgtgaacggaaaataggtagaaagattatttttgggaaatttggatatggatcggtgaaagtattttggaggatgaagtggtgaaatttgggattaattggaggaagtttggcgcatgaaatgacgggttaaacatgatttaggggcttaaacggaggttgaggactgatttataataaactagggacctatttgtaaatatttggaggtggaggggcttatctgcgaataggtttatgagagtggtggaaggactattTCGTGAATAGTGGATttcagggggttagatcggaatttggctgtcttcttcctcttgtgcGCACAGTACacagggggagagagagagggaggggcacGGCCGGCCTAGGGGCGGCGGCTTAgggtcgccggcggcaaggggaggcggcgggagaaggCGGAGGGGTTCGTGGAGGCCCCATTTTGCTACTCACCTTGGGGATTTGGGTAAGGAAGGGGGTGCGGCCTGTGGTGGATcgtggcagcggcggtggcggcggctcagGTGGCACacgggtggcggcagcggtaGTTAGCGCAGGAGGATGGGGTGGGcgtggaggagatggccggggcgtcgccccttttataggccgacgaggtggccggcgggctGCAAGGCGGGGCCGgaaccggcgggcggcggtgggggtcCGGCAGGAGATGGCGTGCGGCGGGTTGCGCCGGGGGCGAGGTCCGGCAGGCGGCGGTGGGCTCGGGGTTTGCGTGCAGCTGGGAGGCCagcgggcggtggtggccggcacaGCACCAGTGCCGTGGCCGGGTCGGAGGCGGTGCaagggaggtaggggccggcgttGGGGTCCTAGCACGGGGCCGGTCGAtggggcgccggcgcggccgacgGGATCGGGCCGAGCGGCGCGGGCCCAAGTGGTGCGGGGGCTGGGGTATGGCGCTAGGACGCCGGGCGCCTGGAGTAAATGCGCCAGTCactaggaggaagaagaaagaagaaggaggaagaaaggaagaagggaaaagaaaaagaaaaaggggagggaaaaagtgaaagaaaaagagagggaccggcggcgattgcggcacgcggtcggagcacgcgcgcggcgtctgacaacgtcacgcggcgagatttacgggcacagataaaaaggtaggggtcggcatgggtgccgggacggcgcaAATCGCCGGGGAGTTtttcgatttccgggagctcagcggtaaaaagattttaaagatgATTTTTGACGGGTGATTTTAggtggtgatttctgcggatgttacacccctgccacgctggcgcggcgagtcgcggcgccaggtgggcgctgacatgggcgggcgctcgccgcgccagccctcCTAGCGCGGCAAGGCCTACACTAGAGCCACGCGctggctccctccctcctccctccctcctttcttcctcctccagacacaccaGCACCCTTAGCTTGTTgcgccggcccccaccgccccaccccgAAATTCACCCAAAATCTGGCGATTTGGGTGGGGGAAAGTAttggaaatcgatccctgcttcgtgtggaaggtatttcCCTACTTTTTCttgtgttttaccgttgcatttggtagatcggaggatgtttaggtgacttagggttaggttggtgatttaaattttgaatgcaatgcaatggtgttttgtgttagatgatacgtagttcatacacaattgagtctctgcccgcgatattgacgtgtagaacttgttaaatgcttcgatttaggtatatattcatccaattgtgtggtctacatgacatgtatttttttatatgttcaattaattagtctcatatttttgttccttcatatagttgctatagttgatatgtttcagtgtttgtattttgtagatggagtgtttacattttatcaaaatgatgtatatagctcgtatggattacgtgtgtaaaggttatttgtgtattaaatttgttgcacttgatgtccaggtgagatgacgtcgtttggttgtgaatacaagcggcgtaggtggtatgtgcgttatgtgggcgagtccaatggtgctggtcccgtacctcctgccctttCGGTActtctttgtagatgtggcgcgcaagtagaggtgaaacaatcaaggcatccaaagacagccggaagagccttctatgtatgcaagtggacttttgatccaatgcctgccgcaccttgtgatttctttcagtggatcgatggacccgacaaatatgatcctaggatccgcctattcccatatcatagcacagagcttaaaccataccatgagtttaggcgttgggttcctcctccaccaaacccacctaggatgaccgaggaggagaagcaggaggctgcttgtaggcgtgtgagggatcctcccatgtgtaagtgtggtgttcctgctaagcttatgcgtcctaacttaggggatccacctaagtttactccattctttcgatgctccctaaagactcgtgtaagtatattacgagaatattagtatgtcgtttagctagcagttataattttacagtatattgttcatacttttacttgatgttattgcttggaagttggagcagcgttttgtagttactttacgtatgagtagttcacgtcaccatttttttgcaggatgggtggccgttgtgtgatttcaatgagtatatatacggcccaatggcaatgtggccaacggaggagcaagtgcagGAGTTCGAAAGTGGAAaggcaccgtggccatgtgtgtcctctcctagtgatagatgcaagtgtggtatattggcaacagaaggtgcggtgccttctgaacttggatatggttcattctgtggaaatgcacatggcgattactaggttagtaactactcgtctcttatgtGTTATGaaggttggaacttgtttcaaatttgtaagaatatgaaattgttgttgcaggagggaaggacatgtgattgggaagatttttctggtcgatatgatttgttattaaagttgggtaatacatcggaaccatggaagtcaaggaaacaacaagaaattaaagaaaagattaggaaggagtatgatgtacctattcctgacgacgacttgctttgggggaaaatatatcaagatatggtgcatgagactggagtggaacctgaaggactttatgcaagggaaactattattaagtattggaggcaaaatagatccaagtatccacgacctctaactgaaaatgagaagagagaaaataggaggaagttgcaggaagagagggagttggagaaacaaaggttgagggaggaaagagatcgcttaaggttatgtggttgatccgaatgcgaaataccctaagggttcatgggaagaatatttgcagcaagttagggcaggaaagagaaggattgaaatggaagagttacaacaaaaaacggaagaggcacagatggagacgatgaaggctcttgttgccaatttacctgttggtaaggttaatgtcgataagaaagggaagggagttgttgttgccggagatgatgatgatgatgatgatgacgagttactatatgaaggtgactcggactagatgaacgtgttgctgtagctggatcatgtttctctttagttgtgaaaactatgttcatttatgagaaaactatgtttatgtttattctgagaactacgattagttgtcaaaaaatattttcatttcTGAGAGAACTATATccaaacgcatcaaagtttcctctccgagctagtagtcagcgctagagtgtgaaagaaatagtagtagcttcgatGGGGTCAATGATTTGGatggaggacaaggaggagtgggcggtggaggaggaggaaggcatagcgctggtagagcgggtgatggggcggcgggcggcgggacgctTCGCGTTCTCGTACGAAGGAAGCACCATCGAGTAGATTTGCGGTCAAGTTGCAGGAAGGAAGAGCAGAGGGCAGTGGCCCGGTTCTGTAGGCGCGACGCGACTGCGCGAGACTGGCGTGCATGCGTTGTGCGTCAATGCCTGGAGTCCCAATGCAACACGGCCGCCGGGCTTCCCTCAATTTATTTTTCAGTCTTTGGACTGTTAttaaaattgaaaatttgataACTGAGATCGAAAATTTGATAATTGAACCTTCTATCCCACTCATCTCTCCTCTGAATGATCTTGAAGTAATCAATATTCCTACTCCCACCGTATCTTTTTCTATAAAACTTCTATTGAAACCGGTATTAGGCCACCTCCATATACGTTTTTATTGGTGTGAATGTTACTTTAATTAGATGAGGTTTAATTGAAAAGtcactctttgtgggacaaaTTTTAGACTCTAAATGGACACGGCTTGCCGTGCAAATCGAGACAATTTCAGTAGGGTAGAccttgccgcgccactccgcctggtgCGGCAGGAGAGCGCTGCCGTGCCAAGTGCAacaaactttcagtaggtttcagccggggggggggggggttgctgCGCTAGGCCACCTGGCGTGGCAGGAGTGAGCTGCCGCGTCAACTGTAAtacactttcagtaggtttccacccggggggggggggggcttgcCGTGCCAGGcagcctggcgcggcaggggtgcgCTGCCGCACCAATTGTAataaactttcagtaggtttcggccGGGGGGTGGGCCTTGCCGTGCCAGTCCTCCTGGCGCGTCAGGAGTGCGCTCCCGCACAATCCGAAACGTATTTTCAGTAGGTTTCACCGGGGGGTGCTAGACTTCCGGTGATGAACTTTAAATAGCTTTTTTTGTTCTgaacatttacgaaaaaatacACGAAACATAAGTATGtcatggagcaaacatataacattgtactgacagaaataaacctaacatccaacttagtcttttacacacgtgacatgaataaacctaacaaccaacttagtgTTTTACACACGTGATGGTTCCAAAAGTCTTGCACACCCATATAATATAAATTGCACACGTAGTGCATCACACTTGAGACATGCTAGGTTCAGTGTCATGACCGCCGCTCATCCGttgggctaaaaggatctcttgggcgacgctccctccttggatgcgtgggcagcacattggcgctgccaacgtcggtgtggtcccgggaacgacgCCACCGGCGTGGCATCCGGGTACGAGGTgcaggttcctatggaataattgggcacaaagcataaaatttgtatgacacttcgaGAGTAAAcattaaaatctataattgaatttggggaaacttgtgaatgtacctggctggactctccctgcgtctgagtcacaggtggagcatcgtgagaaatctccagttcctcaccatatgtagggtcatcatcctcagactgctcaccttTAGAGTCCTCACTAtcctgaggggatgcgggttccttgcctcgtgatctcctgctaggacctgcagcagtggacggtgttgcagccctgggggtaGTCGCCAATGGAGTCCGACGTGATCCCAAAGAAGTACTctggccattgcccccgtggtgcacatctgaggacgacatgcagttcatcctcatggccATTCGCCTGTAGCTTTTCCGAACCCTCTGCCACATGTAAGTAGCATATATTCATGACTATgatattgatggttacaaagttagtacgagtataagtggaaattagtttgggcttctacctctgcaaactgacgaagcagaccatcaccttctccgacggcgtgctccataatcacgcccgcctcgtttgagagccttgcaagctgctgtccctgtACGCAGGAGTTTTAAATCCATGAGTGATCAATGttactgttggcgctagaaatcggtcaaccgaatccccagcgtccgacacacgacccaggagaatctgcttaactcctgttcgggtgattgccctggtgcggttcgcgcggcgtgccagccaatctgatctgttgattggcaaggaagaatacgtgtcagatccagaaatcacgatcggctaagtttccaatctcgagagagcttatcagtgaatcggccgatttgccgtaataaagaaatcggctatgaagtagccgatcactgtagccttgtagacagaaaactactggagtagtCGACACagtgctatagtaacaacactaggaatagatctaatcggctatatgtgaaataagtgaatttaatagcagaatgtaaagaaagccgaaactgccgattcctagctggataactggtgataaaactagaaagacaggtaaaacctataattctagtaaatatcgataactagtgaataaatctaaatgaaacaacagtgatgcgcccgaagttaaagctcagaatttactcggtaaacggaacttacaagatcggccggagatcaagttgatgcagccctgccaacccgtacgaactcgtgaaaaaggagaaagtatttggcgaagtcgcctgcttgaaagtaagtacgaggaaatagtagttggttgtattgatttgttgatgattacagatttacaaaggtagctatttatagccccgtacagatgactccttaactgactagaactctatccctaattcaaatagaaaatgaatatttacaagcacgattcgtgctaggttggttattatacgcttcatgggctgatctccccctcatccttctattcctttccaagcccataccggcccaattatcccaacctcctaatcggccgattccttgttggcaaaaggtaaccgatcgggaacccggCGTgttcgatccgaaccccaagggtcaAGCGAGGAAGAAGTCAAaggccgatcccgtactgtagcattggccaATCTTGGACTGtggcgccaaccaaccgatctcgaactgtagcgccattcggccgattcccaactgtacttttccaatttcctcttttcttggcgccgattccactggtgacgaaatctggcgtcaacacatgccccccagtttcggagtaaaacatagtcttttacttcgaaattcttttcaacttctcctccgaaacagccacaatgaaaatatccttctgtttcgcggtcttccaggtgatgattgcaatcttttcgaaacgggcgcccacgacaaccactactcccgcaaaactcgaaacgccggcgcggtaaaaattccatttttacccctcttcaggcgccctttaaatagcaattcaccccgcacttcaccttcaagctcacgtccttcttcctcaacgcgcgcgccttcttctttcCTCAGCACTTTCCCTTAGCGCCGAAGCTTcccagcgccatcctcctgttgcttcttctcttcccctccaatggcAGCCCCTTcaggcagctctccagcgcgtGATACTCTGGAAATGGCACCTCCGGCGGTAGTAGCGACAACAGTTGCTccgtcgtcagaagaaggagcttcatcggagatcccaatggcggcctcatcctccgcagctgcaccagCGGTAACGCCGACtactaggaacttcatcccagaggttattaccaaATCCTCCCtttatcggcaatgcatttacttttagatctgtttcttacttttgcaccccctctttcctttttaggcgatTAGACACCGCATCACCATCCATCTTACCGGAAATCCTGGCCTTATTTGCCttggacccatggggaacccagatccaatagagctcatcaatttagaaacccacagaatccccttcaaacaatccaccatggacctggatcactggttgggcacctttaggtcttagccgaatgaaaccccaggttggagggagtggtaccaacggatagccgagcCAAAGAGGGTCctatgggacgagctcaaaatcggccagtgtatcaacctatctttgtcccagatggagcgaaatgaaccgttggtgatagcagcctcctacttttggtctgatgccctcaatgctttcttgtttgggcatggacccatgactcccacactggccgatgtggttctgttgaccggccttgacatttcctccccggacacaccttttcgcctcttagccgcaacgtcacatcggctggacacaagaggaatcggcgggtggaaaggattcatcagatgcaacaaaagagccgggtctgttgagaatagggagcacactgcctttttaatgatgtggttagaaaaacatttcttttgcggaagagcagccggcccatcaaccaacacccaggctttagccgaagcgctatcggcaggaacccctgttccccttgggaaacacttgctaggggcggcgtaccacatgctccaccaaatcggcatcaaactatccaagagggagccgattggaaatccaggtggcccctggtggttcatcaatttatggttgaacctttatatgagcaagatcactcagcagaatGTGGGTCACATGATGTTCCCTAATATTGAATCGGTAGAAGATCCTactgctcgtcgccgatgcacatctttcggtgaagcagcatcggccttcccaggttgcttgtactctgctacaaaagtggccaagtacttccgatgcttctacaacggctttaatgaagatgcaaccgtctggtttccttatcaacgggatgacccaatctttgaactcccaacctgcttcgactcgaccactggccgattcgacgaagaactcactGATGagctaatcaagccaggaatcctgccagccaacttcttttcggggaaggatgcccccacgtatgagttctacaatccctctgctgcagcacgccaactcggcatgggtcagctgccgattcaagtatattttgctggc
Above is a genomic segment from Setaria viridis chromosome 4, Setaria_viridis_v4.0, whole genome shotgun sequence containing:
- the LOC117851686 gene encoding UDP-glycosyltransferase 90A1, whose protein sequence is MSMPMASSSPPPVLRHVVMLPFMAKGHTMPLLHLTRLLLCRGLASAVTFLATPRDAPFIRAGAPRAAAVVELPFPSSAAGPQSMEDLPSASSFLDVVSASAALRPAFGDALAALDPRPDLLVHDGFLPWAKDAADELGVPRLVSLGMGAFASCVPMAVLAQKPYARVSSPSEPFEVDGFPGLRLTKADLSPPFVDPEPAGPHWDFICESGRAMGSSRGRILNSFHELESFYIDKWNREMPLHKMWPVGPLCLAGEPVRTLDSDIAAWLDSRLAMNRPVLYVAFGSQADLSRSQLEEIAIGLDRSDLDFIWVVRSKWFGQDEPFRGRFGDRGKVVKYFINQLGVLSHKAIKGFFSHCGWNSVMESISMGVPILAYPMAAEQKLNAKFVVDVLKVGIRIWPSKMGDGGPGSELVPSEDVQTLARELILGEGGKCAAAKASELATSARASMETGGSSFESLELMLREVCEIGRPEAKE